In the genome of Rhodamnia argentea isolate NSW1041297 chromosome 3, ASM2092103v1, whole genome shotgun sequence, one region contains:
- the LOC115754685 gene encoding uncharacterized protein LOC115754685 isoform X3, producing the protein MEGLKVSDANLVVFLHPSKSNRVSKAVLHELSSHLFQFSEIFDGVLLAYDVDIVDRNAKLLSGIHPYIGVRLKAKLLLFSPKPNMLIEGNVVKLTPESIHVIVLGFASAVIIDEDVREEFEYRTKHGKEVYRSKAHRRHVIEVGTMVRFLVKR; encoded by the exons ATGGAGGGATTGAAGGTATCGGATGCGAACTTGGTGGTGTTCCTTCATCCCTCGAAGAGCAACCGAGTGTCTAAGGCAGTTCTCCATGAGCTCAGCTCTCACCTTTTTCA GTTTAGTGAAATTTTTGATGGAGTATTATTGGCTTATGACGTTGATATTGTCGATAGAAATGCAAAGCTTCTTTCAGGGATCCACCCATACATTGGTGTGAGACTTAAAGCAAAACTGCTGCTATTTTCTCCCAAGCCAAATATGTTAATAG AGGGAAATGTTGTAAAACTTACACCAGAATCCATTCATGTCATTGTCCTTGGATTTGCATCTGCTGTAATAATTGATGAAGACGTTCGTGAAGAATTTGAATATAGAACT AAGCATGGTAAGGAAGTATATCGCAGCAAAGCTCACAGGCGACACGTTATAGAGGTTGGAACCATGGTACGCTTTTTAGTTAAGAGGTGA